Proteins found in one Oryza glaberrima chromosome 4, OglaRS2, whole genome shotgun sequence genomic segment:
- the LOC127771588 gene encoding cytokinin dehydrogenase 8, whose translation MELKAMYLYAAVLAVLLCSSVNFIQSPTDVLGPVALLEPTPSSARDFGAVVSDAPFAVMRPESPDDIALLLGALSSTAPSPRATVAAVGAGHSLHGQAQARDGIVVETRALPRDVHVVSARAHGGDDDATVRAYADVGAGALWVEVLEECLKLGLAPPSWTDYLYLTVGGTLSNGGISGQTFKHGPQISNVLQLEVVTGKGEVVTCSPTEIPELFFAVLGGLGQFGIITRARIPLQLAPPKVRWVRAFYDSFETFTGDQELLVSMPEQVDYVEGFMVLNEQSLHSSSVAFPAQLNFSPDFGSKGRKKVYYCIEFAVHDFQQDGSRADHVVELVSAKLSYLRPHVYSVEVSYFDFLNRVRMEEESLRSRGLWDVPHPWLNVFVPKHGITQFKGLLMDTVSADDFEGPILVYPLLTDKWDGNTSAVVPAAPDGVMYIFGVLRSTDPARCGRACVDSIMARHRRVADEACRDGGGGGRGIGAKQYLARQPSPARWRDHFGAGWGRFAARKARFDPLHVLGPGQGIFPRTDSAGSM comes from the exons ATGGAGCTCAAGGCGATGTACCTGTACGCCGCCGTGCTAGCCGTGCTCCTCTGTTCGTCGGTCAACTTCATCCAGAGCCCCACCGACGTGCTCGGCCCGGTCGCGCTCCTCGAGCCGACGCCGTCCTCCGCGCGGGACTTCGGCGCCGTCGTCTCCGACGCGCCGTTCGCCGTCATGCGGCCTGAGTCCCCCGACGACATCGCGCTCCTCCTGGGCGCGCTGTCTTCGACGGCTCCGAGCCCGAGGGCGACCGTTGCAGCGGTCGGCGCGGGCCACTCGCTCCACGGCCAGGCGCAGGCGCGCGACGGCATTGTGGTGGAGACACGCGCCCTGCCGCGCGACGTGCACGTGGTGTCGGCGCGGGCgcacggaggcgacgacgatgcCACCGTGCGCGCGTACGCCGACGTCGGGGCCGGCGCGCTGTGGGTGGAGGTGCTGGAGGAGTGCCTCAAGctcggcctcgcgccgccgtcgtggacGGACTACTTGTACCTCACCGTAGGCGGGACGCTGTCCAACGGCGGCATCAGTGGCCAAACGTTCAAGCATGGCCCCCAAATCAGCAATGTCCTGCAGCTTGAGGTCGTCACAG GTAAAGGGGAGGTGGTGACATGCTCCCCCACCGAGATCCCCGAGCTTTTCTTCGCAGTTCTCGGTGGGCTCGGCCAGTTCGGCATTATAACAAGGGCAAGGATTCCACTCCAACTTGCCCCTCCCAAG GTGAGATGGGTGAGGGCCTTCTACGACAGCTTCGAGACCTTCACCGGGGACCAAGAGCTGCTGGTCTCAATGCCGGAGCAGGTGGACTATGTTGAGGGGTTCATGGTGCTGAACGAGCAGTCGCTGCATAGCTCCTCCGTTGCCTTCCCTGCTCAGCTCAACTTCAGCCCGGACTTCGGCTCCAAGGGCAGGAAGAAGGTCTACTACTGCATCGAGTTCGCAGTGCACGATTTCCAGCAAGACGGCTCCAGGGCAGACCAT GTTGTGGAGCTGGTTTCAGCGAAGCTGAGTTACTTGAGGCCCCACGTGTACAGTGTGGAGGTGTCCTACTTCGATTTCCTGAACAGGGttaggatggaggaggagagcctGAGGAGCCGAGGACTTTGGGACGTGCCTCACCCATGGCTCAATGTGTTCGTGCCAAAGCACGGCATCACCCAGTTCAAGGGCTTGCTCATGGACACCGTCTCGGCGGACGACTTCGAGGGACCCATCCTCGTATACCCTCTTCTCACTGATAA GTGGGACGGGAACACGTCGGCGGtggtgccggcggcgccggacgGGGTGATGTACATCTTCGGCGTGCTCCGGTCGACCGACCCAGCGCGGTGCGGCCGCGCGTGCGTGGACTCGATCATGGCGCggcaccgccgcgtcgccgacgaggcgtgccgtgatggcggcggcggaggccgcggcatCGGCGCGAAGCAGTACCTGGCGCggcagccgtcgccggcgcgctgGCGCGACCACTTCGGCGCGGGCTGGGGCCGGTTCGCGGCCCGCAAGGCCCGCTTCGACCCGCTGCACGTTCTTGGGCCGGGCCAGGGCATTTTCCCAAGGACGGATTCCGCGGGTTCGATGTGA